Proteins co-encoded in one Spirosoma endbachense genomic window:
- a CDS encoding serine hydrolase domain-containing protein: MNRYLAALFILVPFIVYSSTAQAQAKILTEAAPAAGGFSAARLARLDSGMSSWVKQKWVNGSVVLIARHGKIVFYKAHGYNDQPTNAPLHKNGIFRVASQTKALTTVAVMMLWEEGKFSLDDPVSRFIPSFANQKVLASFQAKDTTYTTVPAKRPVTIRDLLTHTSGLGYPAIGPPAESAIYAKNNLTGGVGTKGQKLSDAMTRLGSLPLFFQPGEQWKYGLNMDVLGYLIEKWSGLTLEDFFLKRICQPLGMNDTYFNVPPEKGPRLVNFFLGDSTGRIQKQSSVFGGALDMNYPLQKHDYFSGGGGLSTTIYDYAVFLQMLLNGGEYKGVRLLARNTVRLMTMNQIGDLSPNVGDHASDNKFGFGFLVISENGSRFTPSQAGTYSWGGVFSTSYWVDPKEDMLVLIYRQMWGPYVTNTDKAFKPLVYQAIND, translated from the coding sequence ATGAACCGTTACCTAGCCGCCCTGTTTATTCTGGTTCCGTTTATTGTTTACTCCAGCACGGCCCAGGCACAAGCTAAAATTCTGACAGAAGCAGCACCGGCAGCTGGCGGCTTTTCTGCTGCCCGCCTTGCCCGATTGGATTCTGGTATGAGTAGTTGGGTCAAGCAGAAATGGGTAAATGGTTCAGTAGTTCTGATAGCCCGTCATGGCAAAATTGTTTTTTACAAAGCGCATGGATACAATGATCAACCGACGAATGCGCCACTCCATAAAAACGGAATCTTTCGGGTAGCCTCACAAACAAAGGCACTCACAACGGTGGCCGTGATGATGCTGTGGGAAGAAGGAAAGTTTTCGCTGGACGATCCGGTTTCCAGGTTCATTCCCTCCTTCGCCAATCAAAAAGTGTTGGCTAGCTTCCAGGCAAAAGACACCACTTATACGACCGTTCCGGCCAAACGACCTGTCACGATCCGTGATCTGCTGACCCATACATCGGGCCTGGGCTATCCAGCCATCGGGCCTCCGGCAGAGAGTGCCATTTATGCAAAAAACAATTTGACGGGTGGAGTTGGCACAAAAGGCCAGAAGCTTTCCGACGCCATGACCCGCCTGGGTAGTCTGCCGCTCTTTTTTCAACCCGGTGAACAATGGAAATATGGGTTAAATATGGATGTATTAGGTTATTTGATTGAGAAATGGTCAGGTCTGACACTAGAGGATTTTTTTCTGAAGCGGATCTGTCAGCCCCTTGGAATGAACGATACTTATTTTAATGTGCCCCCTGAAAAAGGCCCCCGACTGGTCAATTTTTTCCTGGGCGATTCTACTGGAAGAATCCAAAAGCAGAGCTCGGTTTTTGGTGGCGCACTCGACATGAACTACCCACTCCAAAAACATGACTATTTTTCGGGCGGTGGCGGTTTGTCAACCACCATTTATGATTATGCGGTTTTCCTGCAAATGTTGTTAAATGGTGGCGAATACAAGGGTGTACGGCTGTTGGCTCGCAATACGGTTCGTCTGATGACCATGAATCAAATTGGCGACCTGAGTCCTAATGTTGGTGATCATGCCAGCGATAATAAATTCGGGTTTGGCTTTTTGGTTATTTCAGAAAATGGCAGTCGATTTACCCCCAGCCAGGCAGGTACTTATTCCTGGGGTGGCGTGTTTTCCACCTCCTATTGGGTTGATCCTAAAGAGGATATGCTCGTCTTGATTTACCGGCAAATGTGGGGGCCGTATGTTACAAATACTGACAAAGCGTTTAAACCGTTGGTGTACCAGGCGATAAACGATTGA
- a CDS encoding patatin-like phospholipase family protein has product MNNPTIKDKNRSLRPCEILEEEYEHVHGAPPEGEQAKQYAKYQDWFGEIVLLNEDELLGELQKWLTLTEATELATTKALPNELRYIKLAKWLKTADSGVATLGREEKLNLIRTVLAEKLKQDLPTTEPWMTNDPLRPYTRGLLKYHQKKPVKSPTGKEPPQLATAGLTMKWMQGPTYSSEKQQLLNRFLLEDTFVGYVERVDDRRLAKIFRLMYESGQTALCFSGGGIRSATFGMGILQGLVKVDLLDKFTYLSTVSGGGYLGSWLSAWIHNEGFQAVNEKLRQHAESPLEPEAIPVRHLRRYSNYLSPVLGLFSADSWTLGAIYLRNLLLLWLIILPLLAAFTALPWVIASLVELNMSNAPYWITAIVALGALSTIIGTGFVHAFRPRSEAVYKKEQQVESKRDQSAFLWFCLLPLALAIICWMLGWRWFEQLNPETSYFLMGLRESLKLNGPDGLDIFAWGGWVIMGGTTVAHFLGWAGSIPFQSQERKKEKKQWWKRLLEPVVVIFTGAFAGFLLLLTAKLLHTSYVHIADGIAYTCLAVPGYTISLLLAGYVFEGLMSVMTDDGEREWTARYSAWLLILASGWLVTMGLVLHGLNLANQLAGAIGISTTAGVGLGSGILTALLGQSSKTAGKEKDANKGAPSALSRLIPYLTLPVVAIIAAISLFILLSLLDMILIRWVISWIDINQYHLLKFNAGELACVNPIVPLSVMVGLTVAGGLLGWPINTNKFSLHALYRMRLIRAYLGASRPPGERQPDPFTGFDETDNIYMGCMRPPNSYARTISEKDINRKVPFHIINIALNLVAGKNLAWQERKAESFTVSPLHGGALYLGYRRTFLEDNKGCPDPDEDDCYYGGKKGITLGTAMTISGAAASPNQGYHSSPVIGFLMTLFNVRLGWWLGNPGPAGDKTFHKSSPTLTIKPILDEMTGNTDDVNPYVYLSDGGHFENLGLYEMVLRRNRVIVVSDAGCDGTCTLEDLGNAIRKIRIDLGISIDFPLGFDIYARTFVTSEPKKYLAIGRIRYSEGPCGIPARSGTKAKRSKSNAGITNIEEDSPLTFAETDGILLYIKPAFYGQEPRDIFNYASVQKAFPHESTGDQFFSESQFESYRALGMYVMECIKTDLKKDFNLSPVDFFNKAKWGDCIRALNKKIKKINSPSNLAKPF; this is encoded by the coding sequence ATGAATAATCCAACCATTAAGGATAAGAACCGTTCGCTTCGGCCGTGTGAAATTCTTGAGGAAGAATACGAGCATGTACACGGTGCCCCCCCGGAGGGTGAACAGGCTAAACAGTATGCTAAGTATCAAGACTGGTTTGGCGAAATTGTACTGTTAAACGAAGATGAATTGTTGGGTGAACTACAGAAATGGCTTACGCTAACGGAAGCTACCGAACTAGCTACGACAAAGGCTTTACCCAATGAACTTCGTTATATAAAGCTGGCAAAATGGCTTAAAACAGCCGATTCTGGAGTGGCGACACTCGGCAGGGAGGAAAAACTAAACCTGATTAGAACGGTTCTTGCGGAAAAACTTAAACAAGATTTGCCGACAACAGAACCCTGGATGACGAACGATCCACTGAGGCCCTATACTCGCGGTTTACTTAAGTATCACCAGAAAAAACCGGTTAAATCCCCGACAGGAAAAGAACCTCCTCAACTAGCTACTGCTGGTTTGACTATGAAATGGATGCAAGGGCCGACCTATTCATCCGAAAAGCAGCAACTGCTCAATCGGTTTCTGCTCGAAGATACATTCGTTGGCTACGTTGAGCGGGTCGATGATCGGCGGCTGGCTAAGATCTTCCGGCTGATGTATGAAAGTGGTCAGACTGCGCTCTGTTTTTCCGGCGGGGGTATTCGAAGCGCCACCTTTGGGATGGGTATTTTACAAGGTCTCGTCAAAGTTGACCTGCTGGATAAATTTACGTACCTCTCCACAGTGTCGGGAGGTGGCTATCTGGGGAGCTGGCTCAGCGCCTGGATTCATAATGAAGGGTTTCAGGCAGTGAATGAAAAATTACGGCAGCATGCCGAATCGCCCCTTGAGCCCGAGGCTATTCCGGTGCGTCACCTTCGTCGATATAGCAACTACCTGAGCCCGGTGCTGGGGCTATTTTCGGCAGATAGCTGGACGTTAGGGGCGATTTACCTGCGTAATCTGCTGTTGTTGTGGCTAATCATTCTGCCCCTGCTGGCTGCATTTACCGCCTTGCCGTGGGTCATCGCATCGCTGGTCGAACTCAACATGAGCAATGCGCCATACTGGATAACTGCTATCGTGGCTTTGGGTGCTTTAAGTACGATTATTGGTACTGGATTTGTCCATGCGTTTCGACCCCGTTCAGAGGCTGTTTACAAGAAAGAGCAACAGGTCGAATCAAAGCGAGATCAGTCAGCCTTTCTGTGGTTTTGCCTGCTTCCTTTAGCGCTTGCCATCATTTGCTGGATGCTGGGCTGGCGTTGGTTTGAGCAATTGAATCCCGAAACATCGTATTTTCTGATGGGTCTGAGAGAGTCGTTGAAACTAAACGGCCCCGATGGTCTGGATATTTTCGCCTGGGGTGGTTGGGTCATTATGGGAGGAACCACAGTCGCGCATTTTCTGGGCTGGGCTGGGTCGATTCCTTTTCAGTCGCAGGAGCGGAAAAAGGAAAAGAAGCAATGGTGGAAGCGCTTGCTGGAACCAGTTGTTGTCATTTTTACCGGTGCCTTCGCTGGGTTTCTGTTGCTACTGACAGCCAAACTGTTGCATACAAGTTATGTGCATATCGCCGACGGGATTGCCTATACCTGCCTAGCCGTACCTGGATACACGATTTCGTTGCTGCTGGCGGGTTATGTGTTTGAGGGATTAATGAGCGTGATGACTGATGATGGTGAACGCGAATGGACAGCCCGCTACAGTGCCTGGTTGCTGATCCTGGCGTCCGGCTGGCTGGTTACTATGGGCCTCGTTCTGCACGGGCTGAATCTGGCGAATCAACTTGCCGGAGCCATTGGAATATCCACAACGGCCGGTGTTGGACTGGGGTCGGGGATTTTGACCGCGCTATTGGGACAAAGTTCGAAAACGGCGGGCAAAGAGAAGGACGCCAACAAAGGAGCGCCAAGTGCCCTTAGCCGACTGATTCCCTACCTGACTTTACCCGTGGTGGCTATTATCGCTGCCATCAGCCTGTTCATTTTACTGTCGCTGCTCGACATGATTTTGATCCGATGGGTTATCTCCTGGATTGACATTAACCAGTATCACCTACTTAAATTCAATGCCGGAGAATTGGCATGTGTCAACCCGATTGTACCACTTAGTGTCATGGTAGGGCTTACGGTGGCGGGTGGGTTGTTAGGCTGGCCAATCAATACGAACAAGTTTTCTCTGCATGCCCTCTATCGCATGCGGCTGATTCGAGCCTATCTGGGCGCTTCCCGTCCACCCGGCGAACGCCAGCCAGATCCGTTTACGGGCTTTGATGAAACCGACAATATCTATATGGGCTGTATGCGTCCGCCAAACTCCTATGCCCGAACAATCTCCGAAAAAGATATAAACCGAAAAGTACCGTTCCATATCATCAACATTGCCCTAAATCTGGTAGCCGGAAAGAATCTGGCGTGGCAGGAGCGTAAGGCCGAGTCATTCACTGTTTCGCCCCTTCATGGGGGCGCTCTATATCTGGGTTATCGGCGCACGTTTCTGGAAGATAATAAAGGCTGTCCGGACCCCGATGAAGATGATTGCTATTATGGCGGGAAGAAAGGGATAACCCTGGGAACGGCGATGACTATTTCCGGTGCGGCTGCGAGCCCAAATCAGGGCTATCATTCTTCCCCGGTGATTGGTTTTTTGATGACACTGTTCAATGTTCGGCTGGGCTGGTGGCTAGGCAATCCGGGGCCCGCGGGCGACAAAACGTTCCACAAATCGTCGCCAACGCTGACCATTAAGCCAATTCTTGACGAAATGACGGGCAATACCGACGATGTCAACCCGTATGTTTATCTGTCGGATGGCGGGCATTTTGAAAACCTGGGTTTGTATGAAATGGTACTTCGCCGGAATCGGGTGATTGTCGTTTCCGACGCCGGTTGCGATGGAACCTGTACGCTGGAAGACCTCGGCAATGCCATTCGGAAAATACGAATCGATCTGGGAATCTCAATCGACTTTCCGTTGGGGTTTGATATCTACGCACGCACCTTTGTAACTTCCGAACCCAAAAAATACCTGGCTATTGGTCGGATCCGCTATTCGGAAGGCCCTTGCGGAATTCCTGCCAGGAGTGGAACGAAAGCGAAACGATCAAAATCAAACGCTGGCATCACCAACATCGAAGAAGATAGCCCGTTGACTTTTGCGGAAACGGATGGGATTCTTTTGTACATCAAACCCGCCTTCTACGGCCAGGAGCCTCGCGATATCTTCAATTATGCATCAGTTCAGAAAGCCTTTCCGCATGAATCCACAGGCGATCAGTTTTTCAGCGAAAGCCAGTTTGAAAGCTATCGGGCGCTTGGCATGTATGTGATGGAATGTATAAAAACTGACCTTAAAAAGGACTTTAACCTATCGCCGGTTGACTTTTTCAATAAAGCGAAGTGGGGTGATTGCATCCGGGCACTAAATAAAAAAATAAAAAAAATTAACAGCCCCTCAAATTTGGCGAAACCTTTCTAA
- a CDS encoding M15 family metallopeptidase encodes MQVLKQGSNGADVKKWQFFLIGQGFEIGKADGDFGPRTHEATVAFQQQHGLLPDGVVGDKTVGIAMQLNFPVLTNVDTAMEGPNWPPRPDFPALIGLKARQDLFGKFTFESAPVPGNPENIKILGNWQDNNIVNVTISQLAGIPGAPASGTIPFHRLAVPQLQDMWAEWESAGLIDRVLSYGGSFVPRFIRGSRTTLSNHAFGTAFDINVAQNKLGTTPALVGKPGCVRELVPIANRHGFFWGGHFKSRLDGMHFEVAQLT; translated from the coding sequence ATGCAGGTACTCAAACAAGGCAGTAACGGCGCTGATGTTAAAAAATGGCAATTTTTTCTCATTGGGCAGGGGTTTGAAATAGGTAAAGCCGATGGTGATTTCGGACCGAGAACTCATGAAGCTACAGTGGCTTTTCAGCAACAGCATGGACTCCTTCCTGATGGAGTCGTAGGCGACAAAACGGTGGGGATAGCCATGCAACTGAATTTCCCCGTACTTACCAATGTAGATACCGCAATGGAAGGGCCTAACTGGCCCCCACGACCCGATTTTCCGGCATTAATTGGCCTGAAAGCACGTCAGGATCTGTTTGGAAAATTCACCTTTGAGTCCGCTCCTGTTCCTGGGAACCCCGAGAATATTAAGATTCTGGGAAATTGGCAAGATAACAATATTGTAAACGTAACTATTTCACAACTAGCCGGTATACCTGGCGCACCGGCATCTGGAACGATTCCGTTTCATCGACTCGCCGTGCCACAACTTCAGGACATGTGGGCGGAGTGGGAGAGCGCGGGTTTGATTGATCGAGTGTTAAGTTATGGTGGTTCATTTGTCCCCCGATTTATCCGAGGGAGCAGAACAACCCTGAGTAACCATGCATTCGGAACAGCTTTCGATATCAATGTAGCCCAGAATAAGCTTGGGACTACGCCAGCCTTAGTGGGCAAGCCGGGGTGTGTGCGCGAACTTGTACCCATTGCCAACAGACACGGTTTTTTCTGGGGAGGGCATTTTAAAAGCCGCCTGGATGGAATGCATTTTGAAGTTGCTCAATTGACGTAA
- a CDS encoding RagB/SusD family nutrient uptake outer membrane protein, with the protein MRKNIIFCLLSTSLLTFSCKEILIEKPESLLATTNFYKTAADANSAISAVSSTLHTTTLYGFRYLAHTTALEDYASGQGFYIPMSQYQITTPIIAVTDQFWAGFYKTIDAANLALKYIPAISMDETQKKQLLGEAYFLRALAYYNLVKNFGGVPVRTQPTQDLTAVGGKRETVETVYAQIIADLKLAETSLPLTQSLAGKPTSGSAKTMLADIYLVREQWANARDKAEEVIASAAYSLVTIKQSADFENIFGAGVVTTAEEIFSIKFQRSVAAGSALPQFYHLPTSLWAINGFGTFFGFPTYPLLRDWADTDLRKGYNLYTAGPNKAGTIVANSATQPIRFGKFKDTGAPASIASGNDFPIYRYADALLIYAEAASQASQGPTALAVERLNMVHRRAYGFAPGSPSSVDFTLAGQTAATFRDLVLKERAYEFIAEGKRWYDLVRTGTAKSVIKAAKGIDIPNSVLLMPIPKQEIDNNPDIAPTDQNPGY; encoded by the coding sequence ATGAGAAAAAATATTATATTCTGTCTACTCAGTACGAGCCTGCTGACTTTTTCCTGTAAGGAAATACTAATCGAAAAGCCCGAAAGTTTGTTGGCCACGACGAACTTTTACAAAACGGCGGCTGATGCTAACTCGGCAATCAGTGCGGTATCCAGTACACTCCATACCACTACGTTATACGGTTTCCGGTATCTGGCTCATACGACTGCTCTAGAGGATTATGCATCCGGACAGGGATTTTACATTCCTATGTCGCAGTATCAGATTACGACACCCATCATTGCCGTAACGGATCAGTTTTGGGCGGGATTTTACAAAACCATCGATGCGGCCAACCTGGCACTGAAGTACATTCCCGCTATTTCGATGGATGAAACGCAAAAGAAACAGTTACTGGGTGAAGCCTATTTTCTACGGGCGCTGGCCTATTATAATCTCGTCAAAAACTTTGGCGGGGTTCCTGTTCGGACTCAACCAACACAGGATCTGACGGCTGTTGGCGGCAAGCGCGAAACCGTCGAGACTGTCTATGCACAGATTATAGCCGATTTAAAACTAGCAGAGACCAGCCTGCCCCTGACACAATCGCTTGCCGGTAAACCCACCTCAGGCTCAGCAAAAACGATGCTGGCGGATATTTATTTAGTGCGGGAACAATGGGCTAATGCCCGCGATAAAGCCGAGGAGGTTATTGCGTCGGCAGCTTACTCGCTGGTTACTATAAAGCAGTCTGCTGATTTTGAGAACATTTTTGGCGCTGGTGTTGTCACGACGGCCGAAGAAATCTTCTCCATTAAGTTTCAGCGGAGTGTGGCCGCGGGTTCGGCGCTGCCTCAATTCTATCATCTGCCGACCAGCCTCTGGGCCATAAACGGCTTCGGTACGTTCTTCGGTTTCCCAACCTACCCGCTACTGCGCGACTGGGCCGACACGGATTTACGGAAAGGGTATAATCTGTATACCGCAGGACCCAACAAAGCAGGCACTATTGTTGCCAACAGCGCGACACAACCCATTCGATTTGGAAAATTTAAAGATACAGGTGCTCCGGCTTCGATAGCCAGTGGCAACGATTTTCCAATCTACCGCTACGCCGATGCCTTGCTGATTTATGCGGAAGCGGCTAGTCAGGCTAGTCAAGGGCCAACGGCGCTGGCGGTGGAACGACTGAATATGGTTCACAGAAGGGCCTATGGCTTTGCGCCGGGAAGCCCGTCATCGGTCGATTTTACGTTAGCTGGTCAGACAGCGGCCACGTTTCGGGATTTAGTCCTGAAGGAACGGGCTTATGAATTTATCGCAGAAGGTAAACGCTGGTATGATCTCGTCCGTACGGGCACCGCCAAGTCAGTCATTAAAGCAGCAAAAGGTATCGACATTCCAAATTCGGTCTTACTAATGCCGATTCCCAAGCAGGAAATTGATAATAATCCGGATATTGCCCCGACAGATCAGAATCCAGGTTATTAA
- a CDS encoding sulfatase family protein: MINRINTHFWGSLLLVLLGFPVVAQSQKAPNIIVILADDLGYGDLGCYGHPTISTPNLDRMAVEGMRFTEFYSGAAVCTPSRAALLTGRLPARTGVYGKGDVFRQNSASGLPLSEVTIAEMLKEKGYATGLVGKWHLGHLQEFLPTRQGFDYWFGTPYSNDMGKVFTTSKAGVYGIPPGPRANAPALPLYKNETIIEEEPDQHFLTKRYTDEVIQFIKRSKDKPFLMYYASNFPHTPLYASPDFEGKSPRGLYGDVVAELDWSVGQILKTLKELKLDQNTLVVFTSDNGPWLVQKDHGGSAGLLYEGKNSTYEGGMRVPGIAWWPGKIKANVTSNALMSNMDLLPTIAAVAKASLPKDRVLDGIDQSGVLFGQQEKAREMLPYYLNEQVYAIRKGSWKAHFLTHASYSPAAPDVHATPLLYNIDNDPSEKYDLAKDYPEIVADLTKEYEKQKTSFTLPPSEIEKVLPNPQKQN; this comes from the coding sequence ATGATTAATCGCATAAACACCCATTTTTGGGGAAGTCTGCTCCTGGTACTTTTGGGCTTTCCGGTAGTTGCTCAATCGCAAAAAGCACCGAACATCATTGTTATTCTGGCCGATGATTTAGGCTACGGCGATTTGGGGTGTTATGGTCACCCAACTATTTCAACGCCAAATCTGGACCGAATGGCCGTCGAAGGCATGCGCTTCACGGAGTTTTACTCGGGCGCTGCCGTTTGTACACCCAGTCGGGCGGCACTGCTCACCGGTCGGCTTCCGGCTCGCACGGGTGTGTACGGTAAAGGGGATGTATTCCGGCAGAATTCGGCCAGCGGTTTGCCCCTGAGCGAAGTAACCATCGCCGAGATGCTTAAAGAGAAAGGCTATGCAACCGGATTGGTTGGTAAGTGGCACCTTGGCCATCTGCAGGAGTTTTTGCCGACCCGGCAGGGCTTCGATTACTGGTTTGGTACGCCCTACTCCAATGACATGGGGAAAGTCTTTACGACAAGTAAAGCGGGTGTTTATGGCATACCGCCCGGTCCTCGTGCGAACGCTCCGGCTTTGCCCCTGTATAAAAATGAAACCATCATTGAAGAAGAACCGGATCAGCATTTTCTGACCAAACGCTATACCGATGAGGTCATTCAATTCATCAAACGGAGCAAAGACAAACCGTTTCTGATGTATTACGCCAGTAATTTTCCCCATACACCCCTGTATGCCTCGCCCGATTTCGAAGGGAAAAGCCCTCGTGGTTTGTACGGTGATGTGGTTGCGGAGTTAGATTGGAGTGTGGGGCAAATACTGAAAACGCTGAAGGAACTTAAACTGGATCAGAACACGCTTGTTGTTTTCACCAGCGACAATGGTCCCTGGCTCGTTCAGAAGGATCACGGCGGCTCAGCGGGCCTGCTGTATGAAGGTAAAAATTCGACCTATGAGGGCGGAATGCGCGTTCCGGGTATTGCCTGGTGGCCTGGTAAAATTAAAGCAAACGTGACCAGTAACGCTCTTATGAGCAATATGGACCTGCTCCCAACGATTGCTGCGGTGGCAAAAGCAAGTTTGCCTAAAGACCGGGTACTGGATGGAATTGACCAATCCGGTGTACTGTTTGGTCAACAAGAAAAAGCTCGTGAAATGCTGCCGTATTACCTGAATGAGCAGGTTTATGCAATCCGTAAAGGTTCCTGGAAGGCCCATTTCCTGACCCACGCATCCTATTCACCAGCAGCCCCGGACGTACACGCGACTCCGTTACTCTACAATATCGATAATGACCCCAGCGAAAAATATGACCTGGCCAAAGACTATCCTGAGATTGTGGCGGATTTGACCAAAGAATACGAAAAGCAGAAAACGTCCTTTACCCTTCCGCCTTCAGAAATCGAGAAGGTGCTTCCTAATCCGCAAAAACAGAATTAA
- a CDS encoding acyltransferase family protein — protein MGEINSATISTKQHFVILDGLRGVAALAIVIFHFMEWVYPDPSRNFIAHGFLAVDFFFCLSGFVIGYAYDDRIRLLGLAAFFRLRLIRLHPLVILGSVLGLLGFLFDPFAAQPGLIGRANLLLTFVCSIFLIPLPIMKERAFNLFSFNAPAWSLFWEYMANIIYALVLYRIGRRYLSVFIVLAAVALCFVSYRAGNLLGGWAGSNFWDGCARVAYSFLAGLFIYRANWILKNSLGFTGVAGLLILAFLVPFTRWNWLVEPIIVLFYFPALIAAGAGATLSPGLKKLCVFSGKLSYPLYMTHYGAMWIFGSYLASQKPDTLHLSLIVVTGGILLVVFAYLVLVLYDEPIRRYLAGRR, from the coding sequence ATGGGAGAAATAAATTCGGCTACGATAAGCACAAAGCAACACTTTGTTATTCTGGATGGATTGCGCGGAGTGGCAGCACTGGCCATCGTAATCTTTCATTTCATGGAGTGGGTGTATCCCGATCCCAGCCGGAATTTTATCGCCCACGGTTTTTTAGCCGTCGATTTTTTCTTTTGCTTATCGGGCTTTGTCATCGGCTACGCGTATGACGACCGAATCCGTCTATTGGGGCTCGCAGCGTTTTTTAGACTACGATTGATTCGATTGCACCCCCTTGTCATTTTAGGATCGGTACTAGGTTTGCTGGGGTTTCTGTTCGATCCGTTTGCGGCTCAGCCCGGTTTAATTGGTCGGGCAAACCTATTGCTGACCTTTGTTTGCTCGATATTCCTCATTCCGTTGCCCATCATGAAAGAACGGGCTTTCAACCTGTTCAGTTTTAATGCGCCAGCGTGGTCATTATTCTGGGAATACATGGCCAATATCATTTATGCCCTTGTATTATACCGGATCGGCCGTCGCTATCTGTCCGTATTCATCGTACTGGCGGCAGTAGCACTCTGTTTCGTTAGCTACCGGGCAGGAAATCTGTTGGGCGGATGGGCAGGGTCTAACTTCTGGGATGGCTGTGCCCGTGTAGCGTACTCGTTTCTGGCCGGGTTATTCATTTACCGGGCCAACTGGATACTGAAGAATAGCCTTGGCTTCACGGGTGTGGCGGGACTACTTATTCTGGCATTTCTCGTGCCCTTTACCCGATGGAACTGGTTGGTCGAACCGATCATTGTGCTATTCTATTTTCCAGCCCTGATTGCGGCTGGAGCAGGGGCTACCCTATCGCCTGGACTTAAAAAATTGTGTGTGTTCTCGGGCAAACTTTCCTATCCGCTCTATATGACCCACTACGGGGCTATGTGGATCTTCGGCAGCTATTTGGCCAGTCAGAAACCGGATACGCTGCATCTGTCACTGATTGTGGTAACCGGGGGCATTTTACTTGTTGTATTCGCCTATCTGGTACTGGTGCTATATGATGAGCCCATTCGACGTTATTTAGCCGGCCGTCGGTAG